In a single window of the Tellurirhabdus bombi genome:
- a CDS encoding BamA/TamA family outer membrane protein, producing MRSRVVRSGLLILLWLLQQSTQAQTFRPWQWVKQMAGQFVSDTASPAKPRFLLYPTIAYAPETSLELGISSVYLYHAKNDYEKNRLSEAQLFGFVTLLGQYGLNLDHALYGDDDRYFFLGKGRLQKFPLLYYGIGPNTSGSNSATVDALNIQLRERVLRKIRPNFFGGIEADFQRLSSVNFHQPEDGNPYPLPLGGTGSTNIGLGLGLVYDNRHNVMNVRDGFFAEVAYLNYNRAWGSNLNFTNVNVDLRLYRPVREQQVLAWQAFGSFQNGNVPFNQLALLGGEMLMRGYYAGRYRDKNYVATQLEYRFLPLPFSKRLGAAAFVAAGTVAPKIGAFQIKNILPTGGFGVRYFLYPKKDIFLRLDVGFTREGPGFYIFTGESF from the coding sequence ATGCGTTCTCGGGTAGTAAGGAGTGGATTATTGATTCTTTTATGGCTATTGCAGCAATCTACCCAGGCGCAGACCTTCCGTCCCTGGCAGTGGGTAAAACAGATGGCAGGACAGTTTGTGAGTGATACTGCTTCTCCCGCCAAGCCTCGGTTTTTACTTTATCCAACCATTGCCTACGCTCCCGAAACCAGCCTGGAACTGGGGATATCCTCTGTCTACCTGTATCACGCCAAAAATGATTACGAAAAAAACCGGTTAAGTGAGGCACAACTTTTCGGTTTTGTAACGCTGCTGGGTCAGTACGGTCTTAACCTCGATCACGCCCTTTATGGTGATGACGATCGCTATTTTTTTCTGGGGAAAGGGCGTCTGCAAAAATTTCCGCTGCTCTACTACGGCATTGGCCCAAATACATCGGGAAGTAATTCGGCAACGGTAGACGCCCTGAATATTCAGCTTCGGGAGCGGGTTTTGCGTAAGATTCGTCCTAACTTCTTTGGGGGAATAGAGGCTGATTTTCAGCGGTTAAGCAGTGTGAATTTTCATCAGCCAGAAGATGGCAATCCGTATCCGCTGCCACTAGGAGGTACTGGTTCGACCAACATCGGGCTTGGCTTGGGTCTGGTGTATGACAATCGGCACAACGTGATGAACGTCCGGGATGGCTTTTTTGCAGAAGTAGCTTATTTGAATTACAACCGGGCCTGGGGTAGCAACCTGAATTTCACAAATGTCAATGTCGATTTACGACTCTATCGGCCCGTCCGGGAGCAACAGGTACTTGCCTGGCAGGCTTTTGGGTCGTTTCAGAACGGAAATGTTCCCTTTAATCAATTGGCCTTACTGGGCGGCGAAATGTTGATGCGAGGCTATTATGCCGGGCGGTACCGGGATAAAAACTACGTAGCTACCCAGCTTGAATACCGCTTTTTGCCGCTGCCGTTCAGCAAACGCCTGGGCGCAGCCGCCTTTGTGGCTGCGGGAACCGTTGCGCCTAAAATAGGGGCGTTTCAAATCAAAAATATTTTGCCAACGGGAGGCTTCGGCGTGCGGTATTTTCTGTATCCTAAGAAAGATATTTTCCTGCGACTGGATGTGGGCTTTACCCGCGAAGGGCCAGGTTTCTACATTTTTACGGGTGAGTCATTTTAA
- the nusB gene encoding transcription antitermination factor NusB produces MLRIKVMQALYGLRQVELSNQQLAIDSIVSQFQPDLNSMEPQNLQQLEGYRRLASLLFEEGLKQGSLAQDDEMPYRVWRAANDALVLYKNKTVKERNQLVQQIIEEVRTIDDSYIRVLVLLLDLAHVARLDRERLYDDPDAPQVSKESGLDRNRVIRALADYKPLELETLRRGISWSNELPLVRKIYIDVLKRDEMYQEYCTKHEHTDDEEQQIVQHILRNLVLKHEIARHYFEETVLHWAENSDLARSMAIKTLKSVQTAEGIKLVALTDDWEEDKNFIDTLYKKFLENDEEYEALLAEQLVNWDVERVAFLDKIILKLALTELLNFPNIPVKVTINEYIELAKSYSTPKSGKFVNGILDSLAEKLKTTGKLRKSGRGLLDNR; encoded by the coding sequence TTGTTACGTATAAAAGTGATGCAGGCACTTTATGGCCTGCGTCAGGTTGAATTGTCTAACCAGCAATTGGCGATCGATTCTATTGTTAGTCAGTTTCAGCCAGACCTTAATTCCATGGAGCCCCAAAACCTCCAGCAACTGGAAGGATACCGCCGCCTGGCGTCCCTCCTGTTTGAGGAAGGTTTGAAACAAGGTTCACTCGCTCAAGACGACGAAATGCCCTACCGGGTGTGGCGGGCGGCCAACGATGCGCTGGTGCTGTATAAGAACAAGACGGTTAAAGAACGGAATCAGTTAGTACAGCAGATTATTGAAGAAGTACGCACCATCGATGATTCTTATATTCGGGTATTGGTGTTGCTGCTAGATCTGGCTCACGTGGCCCGTCTGGATCGCGAACGGCTCTACGATGATCCCGATGCGCCCCAGGTTTCGAAAGAATCCGGCCTGGATCGTAACCGCGTTATTCGCGCGCTGGCAGACTACAAACCGCTGGAACTGGAAACGTTGCGCCGGGGAATTTCCTGGAGCAATGAGTTGCCACTGGTTCGTAAAATCTACATTGATGTCCTGAAACGGGACGAAATGTACCAGGAATATTGCACAAAGCACGAGCACACGGATGATGAAGAACAGCAGATTGTTCAGCATATTCTGCGCAACCTGGTTCTGAAACACGAGATTGCCCGGCACTACTTCGAAGAAACGGTTCTTCACTGGGCCGAAAACAGCGATCTGGCCCGAAGCATGGCCATCAAAACATTGAAATCCGTTCAGACAGCCGAAGGCATCAAGCTCGTAGCGCTGACGGACGACTGGGAAGAAGATAAGAATTTTATCGATACCCTGTATAAAAAATTCCTGGAGAATGACGAAGAATACGAAGCGTTGCTGGCCGAACAGTTGGTTAACTGGGATGTCGAGCGGGTTGCGTTTCTAGACAAAATTATCCTGAAACTGGCCCTCACTGAATTGTTGAACTTCCCGAACATTCCGGTGAAAGTGACTATCAACGAATACATTGAGCTGGCAAAATCCTATAGTACTCCGAAAAGCGGCAAGTTTGTCAATGGTATTCTGGACAGTTTAGCTGAGAAGCTAAAAACAACGGGCAAATTGCGGAAGAGTGGCCGAGGATTGTTAGATAACCGTTAA
- the yajC gene encoding preprotein translocase subunit YajC, with translation MTLSSILLQALDQQTIMTIVMWVGIIGVFYFFMIRPQQKKQKDQRSFIDNLKKGDNVVTIGGLHGKVYSVEAATVTLELDKGLKLTFEKTAISREASVKTPA, from the coding sequence ATGACTCTTTCATCCATTTTATTGCAGGCCCTTGATCAGCAGACCATTATGACCATTGTCATGTGGGTGGGTATTATTGGTGTTTTCTATTTTTTCATGATTCGTCCGCAGCAGAAAAAGCAGAAAGACCAGCGGTCATTCATTGACAATCTGAAAAAAGGCGATAATGTTGTCACCATTGGTGGTTTGCACGGTAAAGTTTACTCCGTTGAGGCGGCTACCGTTACTTTAGAACTAGATAAAGGTCTTAAGCTGACTTTTGAAAAAACGGCAATTTCACGCGAGGCATCGGTTAAAACACCCGCCTAA
- a CDS encoding CocE/NonD family hydrolase produces the protein MTHWFTSKFHFAKAQRIILCLLLFLLGQKLAAQSFVNKVDSLYIRENYTKIERMVPMRDGVKLFTAIYIPKNTSQKYPILLDRTPYSVAPYGEDKYKTQIGPSMLFARDGYIIAYQDVRGKYMSEGDFVAVRPYIPNKKGKTAIDESSDTYDTIEWLLKNIPNNNGRVGSWGISAPGFYTTMTAIDAHPALKVASPQAPVTDWFMGDDRHHNGAFFLMGTFAFLSSYGQPRPQPTPKGAPSFAAYGTPDSYQFYLNLGPVKNVNERYFKNQNAIWNEMMNNETYDAFWQARTPVPHLKNIKPAVLTVGGWFDQEDLYGPLKTYAGIENNKPKSPNLLVMGPWIHGGWSRGNGDALGNIRFDANTGPFYRETIELPFFNHYLKDAPNPQLPKAYIFETGSNQWKKYDQWPPKDSEEKNLYLHPNGKLSFDAPKRDQAFDEYTSDPAKPVPYTSEIRIVRGSDYMYEDQRFAARRPDVLVYESEPLTEDVSISGNVMADLFVSTTGTDADFVVKLIDVYPDDAPNNSPIPGTKMGGFQLMVRGEVMRAKFRNSFAKPEPMKPNEVTEVKFDMQDAAHTFRKGHKIMVQVQSSWFPLVDRNPQKFVNIYQATEADFQKATHRVYVSEKQPSHVKVRVLK, from the coding sequence ATGACTCACTGGTTTACCTCAAAATTCCATTTCGCAAAGGCACAGAGAATTATCCTGTGCCTTTTACTTTTTCTTTTAGGCCAAAAACTGGCTGCCCAAAGCTTTGTTAACAAAGTCGATTCCCTTTACATCCGGGAGAATTACACCAAGATTGAGCGGATGGTGCCAATGCGGGACGGCGTGAAGCTCTTTACCGCGATTTATATTCCTAAAAACACATCGCAGAAGTATCCAATCCTGCTGGATCGGACGCCCTATAGTGTAGCTCCTTATGGAGAAGATAAGTACAAAACGCAAATTGGGCCTTCGATGCTTTTTGCGCGGGACGGGTATATTATTGCCTATCAGGATGTGCGGGGTAAATACATGTCGGAAGGCGATTTTGTGGCGGTTCGGCCTTATATACCCAATAAAAAAGGAAAAACGGCCATCGACGAAAGTTCAGATACGTACGATACCATCGAATGGCTGCTGAAAAACATTCCCAACAACAATGGTCGCGTGGGAAGCTGGGGAATCTCTGCCCCCGGTTTTTATACGACCATGACGGCTATTGACGCGCACCCCGCACTGAAGGTAGCCTCGCCGCAGGCTCCCGTAACAGACTGGTTTATGGGCGATGACCGGCACCATAATGGCGCCTTTTTCCTGATGGGCACTTTTGCCTTTTTGTCGTCGTATGGCCAGCCCCGACCCCAGCCAACGCCCAAAGGAGCGCCGAGTTTTGCGGCTTACGGAACGCCGGATTCATACCAGTTTTACCTGAATCTGGGGCCGGTAAAAAACGTAAACGAACGGTATTTCAAGAATCAGAATGCCATTTGGAATGAGATGATGAATAACGAAACGTACGACGCTTTTTGGCAGGCTCGTACGCCCGTTCCGCACCTGAAAAATATCAAACCTGCCGTGCTGACGGTAGGTGGCTGGTTCGATCAGGAAGATTTATACGGTCCGCTGAAAACCTACGCAGGAATCGAAAACAACAAGCCGAAGTCACCGAATTTGCTGGTGATGGGTCCCTGGATTCACGGTGGCTGGTCACGTGGGAATGGTGACGCATTGGGAAACATTCGGTTTGATGCTAATACGGGGCCTTTTTACCGGGAGACTATCGAACTGCCTTTCTTCAATCACTATCTGAAAGACGCTCCGAATCCGCAGCTGCCAAAGGCGTATATTTTCGAAACAGGCTCAAACCAGTGGAAAAAATACGACCAGTGGCCGCCGAAAGATTCCGAAGAGAAAAACTTGTACCTGCATCCTAACGGCAAGCTTTCGTTTGATGCGCCAAAACGCGATCAGGCTTTCGATGAATACACCAGCGATCCGGCGAAGCCCGTGCCGTATACGTCTGAAATCCGTATTGTACGCGGCAGTGATTATATGTACGAAGATCAGCGTTTTGCGGCCCGCCGCCCGGATGTGCTGGTCTATGAATCAGAGCCATTGACGGAAGATGTTTCCATTTCGGGTAATGTGATGGCTGATTTATTTGTGTCAACGACCGGCACCGACGCGGATTTTGTGGTTAAATTAATTGACGTTTATCCCGACGATGCGCCCAACAATAGCCCGATTCCGGGCACCAAAATGGGAGGCTTTCAATTGATGGTCCGAGGTGAGGTAATGCGGGCCAAGTTTCGCAACAGTTTCGCCAAACCAGAGCCGATGAAACCAAACGAAGTAACCGAAGTCAAATTTGACATGCAGGACGCCGCTCATACGTTCCGCAAAGGGCACAAAATAATGGTGCAGGTGCAGAGTTCTTGGTTTCCGCTGGTAGACCGCAATCCGCAAAAATTCGTCAATATTTATCAGGCTACCGAAGCCGATTTTCAGAAAGCGACGCACCGGGTTTATGTGAGCGAAAAGCAGCCTTCCCACGTGAAAGTGCGCGTTCTGAAATAG
- a CDS encoding ABC transporter ATP-binding protein: MKALAHLNKYLIKYKWYLIWGTVFTIISNLFGILPAQLVRYALDLVRETLDIYFLYNGSRLQADLYSIFAFSILLYGVMILIMALLKGFFLFLVRQTLIVMSRHIEYDLKNEIYDHYQTLPLSFYRRNNTGDLMARISEDVNKVRMYVGPSIMYGLNLITLFILVISYMVSINARLSLYVLLPLPVLSVTIYLINNIIIKRSEEIQQSLSRLSTFVQEAFSGIRVLKSFVQENVSAENFTRESDIYKDQSLRLTRVDALFFPLIVTLIGLSNILVIYVGGQEIMAGRLTPGNITEFILYVNMLTWPVMALGWTTSQTQRAAASQQRINEFLSAKTDIVSEKNVSHDIQGQIEFRDVQFVYPDSGIVALKNFSMSVKAGETVAILGTTGSGKSTIANLITRMYDPTGGEILIDGIPLKDYNVGSVRRQMGYVPQEVFLFSDTISNNVRFGMPEMKQEKIEKAVSDADLLRNIMEFPEQFETRIGERGVTLSGGQKQRLSIARAIAREPKILILDDCLSAVDTNTENIILNNLRRIMENRTSVVISHRVSSAKLADKIVVIDNGQIVEQGTHSELIARNGAYRELYEKQLQTEEV; the protein is encoded by the coding sequence GTGAAAGCTCTTGCTCACCTTAATAAGTATTTGATTAAGTATAAATGGTATCTGATCTGGGGTACTGTTTTTACGATTATCTCCAATCTCTTTGGCATCTTGCCGGCGCAATTGGTTCGCTACGCGCTGGACCTGGTGCGCGAAACACTCGATATTTATTTTCTCTACAACGGCAGCCGTTTACAGGCGGATCTCTACAGCATCTTTGCCTTTAGTATTTTGCTCTATGGTGTGATGATTCTGATCATGGCACTTCTGAAAGGGTTTTTCCTTTTTCTGGTTCGGCAGACGCTGATTGTCATGTCCCGGCATATTGAGTACGATCTGAAGAATGAGATTTACGACCATTATCAAACCTTACCCCTTAGTTTTTACCGCCGTAACAACACGGGAGATTTAATGGCCCGCATTTCAGAGGACGTCAATAAGGTGCGGATGTATGTTGGCCCTTCCATTATGTATGGCCTCAACCTGATCACGCTGTTCATTCTGGTGATTTCTTACATGGTTTCCATCAATGCCCGCCTGAGCTTGTACGTGCTGTTACCGCTCCCCGTTTTGTCGGTGACGATTTACCTGATTAATAATATAATTATCAAGCGGTCGGAAGAAATTCAGCAAAGTCTATCGCGGCTTTCAACGTTTGTGCAGGAGGCTTTTTCGGGGATTCGCGTGCTGAAATCGTTTGTCCAGGAGAATGTTTCTGCAGAAAATTTTACGCGGGAAAGCGATATTTACAAAGACCAATCCCTGCGATTGACGCGCGTTGATGCCCTCTTTTTTCCGCTAATCGTGACGCTGATTGGCTTGAGTAACATTCTGGTCATTTACGTGGGTGGTCAGGAAATCATGGCCGGGCGATTGACGCCGGGAAATATTACTGAGTTTATCCTTTACGTAAACATGCTGACGTGGCCGGTGATGGCTTTGGGTTGGACAACCAGCCAGACCCAACGGGCAGCGGCCTCACAACAGCGGATCAACGAGTTTCTGTCCGCAAAAACGGATATTGTTTCGGAGAAAAACGTGTCGCACGATATTCAGGGGCAGATTGAGTTTCGGGATGTGCAGTTTGTTTATCCCGACTCAGGCATTGTTGCCCTGAAGAACTTTAGCATGAGTGTGAAGGCGGGAGAAACGGTCGCCATTCTGGGCACAACCGGCTCGGGCAAAAGCACCATTGCCAACCTGATTACGCGCATGTACGATCCAACGGGCGGCGAAATTCTAATTGACGGTATTCCGCTAAAAGATTACAACGTCGGATCGGTACGGCGGCAAATGGGCTACGTCCCGCAGGAAGTGTTCTTGTTTTCGGACACCATCAGCAACAACGTACGTTTCGGAATGCCGGAAATGAAGCAGGAAAAGATTGAGAAAGCGGTTAGTGACGCCGATCTGCTCCGTAATATCATGGAGTTTCCAGAACAGTTTGAAACGCGAATTGGTGAACGGGGCGTTACTTTGTCGGGTGGCCAGAAGCAGCGTTTGTCTATTGCCCGCGCTATTGCCCGCGAGCCAAAAATCCTGATTCTGGACGACTGCCTCTCGGCGGTTGATACCAATACCGAAAATATTATTCTAAATAACCTGCGCCGGATCATGGAAAACCGGACTTCAGTGGTTATTTCCCACCGGGTTTCGTCGGCCAAACTAGCCGATAAAATTGTGGTGATTGATAACGGACAAATCGTGGAGCAAGGCACCCACAGCGAGTTGATCGCCCGAAACGGCGCTTACCGTGAGTTGTACGAAAAGCAGTTGCAAACTGAAGAAGTGTAG
- a CDS encoding amidohydrolase family protein translates to MHCFRSLPALLLLSATALAQPKVSTPSGPIDFEEYEPVSTLKVAEHKITRSKYPFIDVHNHQYNMDNGDLTKLVTQMDSLNMGIMVNLSGRGFSSEVAASTRFLDQALANTHKTAPSRLVLFTNINFANIGDKGWTDKAVRQLADDVKKGAKGLKIYKSLGFNVKDVAGKRVSVDDPRLDPIWTKCGELGIPVLIHTGEPKSFWDPMDRFNERWLELKTHPNRRRTKDDSMSWEQLIAEQHNVFRKHPKTTFINAHMGWYPNDLVKLDSLMKVFPNMNVEIGAVIAELGRQPRAARAFFEKHQDRILFGKDSWVPSEYATYFRVLESDDEYFPYHKKYHAFWRMYGMALPDEVLKKVYYKNALRIIPGLDKSLFPN, encoded by the coding sequence ATGCATTGTTTTCGTAGCTTACCTGCTTTGTTGTTGCTTTCGGCGACAGCGCTGGCGCAGCCCAAGGTATCAACGCCGAGCGGCCCCATCGACTTTGAAGAATACGAACCCGTTTCGACCCTGAAAGTTGCTGAACACAAGATAACCCGCTCCAAGTACCCGTTTATCGACGTGCATAACCACCAGTATAACATGGATAATGGCGATCTGACGAAACTGGTTACGCAGATGGACAGCCTGAACATGGGCATTATGGTCAACCTCAGCGGTCGTGGTTTTAGCAGTGAGGTTGCTGCCAGCACTCGTTTTTTGGATCAGGCGCTGGCCAATACCCACAAGACAGCACCCAGTCGGTTGGTCCTCTTCACCAACATCAACTTTGCCAACATTGGCGACAAAGGCTGGACGGACAAAGCTGTCAGACAGTTGGCAGACGACGTAAAAAAAGGCGCTAAAGGCTTGAAAATCTACAAGAGTCTCGGTTTTAACGTGAAAGATGTCGCGGGGAAACGGGTCAGTGTAGACGACCCGCGCCTCGATCCCATCTGGACAAAATGCGGTGAGCTGGGCATTCCGGTGCTCATTCACACCGGGGAGCCCAAATCCTTCTGGGATCCGATGGATCGTTTTAACGAACGCTGGCTAGAACTGAAAACTCACCCAAATCGCAGACGGACGAAGGACGACTCAATGTCTTGGGAGCAACTCATTGCCGAACAGCATAACGTGTTTCGGAAACACCCGAAAACGACGTTTATCAATGCGCACATGGGCTGGTATCCAAACGATCTGGTCAAGCTGGATAGCCTGATGAAGGTATTTCCCAATATGAATGTGGAAATTGGTGCTGTCATTGCTGAGTTGGGTCGCCAGCCACGGGCCGCGCGGGCCTTTTTTGAAAAGCATCAGGACCGGATTTTGTTTGGAAAAGATAGCTGGGTGCCCTCCGAATACGCGACCTATTTCCGCGTGCTGGAATCGGACGATGAGTACTTTCCGTACCATAAAAAATACCACGCTTTCTGGCGCATGTACGGCATGGCACTCCCCGACGAAGTACTGAAAAAAGTCTATTACAAAAATGCGTTGCGAATTATTCCGGGCTTAGATAAGTCTCTATTTCCCAATTGA
- a CDS encoding GNAT family N-acetyltransferase has product MLVITQAQTEQDLQGILDLQRRNLRRLIEADTAHSQGFLVSEYDIPFLKKMAEIEPGIIAKDGDTVAGYCLPLHPSLSSESLLLTSMVDTLNRVDFQEKSLSRSNYIVVGQVCVGDGYRSQGLFDQLYQHFKQQLSGRYDLAVAEVAQRNSRSQRAHERVGFQKIHDHFDPMYDETWNVLVWDWH; this is encoded by the coding sequence ATGCTTGTCATTACTCAAGCCCAGACCGAGCAGGATTTGCAAGGTATTCTGGATTTACAACGCCGGAATCTTCGCCGTCTTATCGAAGCAGATACAGCGCACAGCCAGGGGTTCCTGGTCAGTGAATATGATATTCCTTTCCTGAAAAAAATGGCGGAGATCGAGCCGGGAATTATTGCAAAAGACGGCGACACGGTAGCGGGTTACTGCCTTCCCCTCCACCCTTCCCTGAGTTCCGAAAGCTTGCTGCTCACGTCAATGGTTGACACACTTAACAGGGTGGATTTTCAGGAAAAATCTTTATCCAGAAGCAATTACATCGTGGTTGGTCAGGTATGCGTGGGCGATGGTTACCGAAGCCAGGGACTTTTTGATCAGTTGTACCAGCACTTTAAGCAACAGTTGAGCGGTCGCTACGATTTGGCCGTGGCCGAGGTGGCCCAGCGCAACAGCCGGTCCCAACGCGCTCATGAGCGCGTTGGGTTCCAGAAAATTCATGACCATTTCGATCCGATGTACGACGAGACTTGGAACGTGCTGGTTTGGGACTGGCACTGA
- a CDS encoding YtxH domain-containing protein, protein MSRTSQTLISFLVGSATGAIIGLLYAPDKGAVTRDRLTYRLSKYRDQLEGLLNEILNSNDLPESFAKTEGQRVVNDAREKAERLLEDVDRLMDQIKRQGS, encoded by the coding sequence ATGAGCAGAACGAGTCAAACCCTGATTTCTTTCCTGGTTGGTAGCGCAACTGGCGCGATTATAGGATTGTTATATGCTCCTGACAAAGGAGCTGTTACCCGCGACCGCTTAACGTACCGCCTCTCTAAATACCGTGATCAACTGGAAGGTCTTTTGAACGAGATACTGAACTCAAATGACTTACCCGAAAGCTTTGCCAAAACGGAAGGCCAGCGCGTTGTGAACGACGCCCGCGAAAAAGCGGAGCGTCTGTTGGAGGACGTTGACCGGCTGATGGATCAAATTAAACGCCAGGGTTCTTAA
- a CDS encoding response regulator, whose protein sequence is MTAPNESFEILIVDDEPSLLDLLSRVSKKVFSEANITGCMSPQAALDHLSNGKKNLPNLILLDIDLKQSVNGLMLIPVLLEQLQRKVPIVILSSSNANQDIEQAYRSGAAAYTRKPDSLQEWKSYVDMLKRYWYQLNRLPFRDFSNN, encoded by the coding sequence ATGACGGCTCCAAATGAATCTTTTGAGATACTGATTGTAGATGATGAGCCTAGCCTGCTCGATTTACTGAGCCGCGTTTCAAAAAAGGTATTTTCAGAAGCGAACATTACCGGTTGTATGAGTCCTCAGGCTGCGCTGGACCATCTGTCAAACGGAAAAAAGAACTTGCCTAATCTGATTTTATTGGATATTGATTTGAAGCAATCGGTGAATGGCCTTATGCTGATTCCTGTCTTACTAGAGCAGCTTCAGCGGAAAGTGCCCATTGTCATTTTGAGCAGTTCGAATGCCAATCAAGACATTGAACAGGCTTATCGTTCGGGGGCGGCGGCATACACCCGGAAGCCAGATAGCCTTCAGGAATGGAAATCGTACGTAGACATGCTGAAAAGATACTGGTATCAGCTCAACCGTTTGCCCTTTCGCGACTTCTCGAATAATTAA
- a CDS encoding mandelate racemase/muconate lactonizing enzyme family protein produces MLITKFVIYKYNIPLKAPIAISLGTIENARNLLVCIHTDQGFVGWGEGSPFWMIVGETQETGFAAAQDFARLLLGQNALDIEGNLQKLDNYLPGSSTIKSAIDMALYDLAAKAAGMPLYAFLGGSKQTLVTDETIYLNTPERMVQDALRIQAQGGVAIKVKLGTNARDDIRRIEAIRTAIGDQIPIRTDANQGWNFVTARTVLTTIQDWNIEYCEQPVKRPNYADLKRLRQQTRVPIMADESLFDHRDALRLAQEEAVDYFNIKLSKSGGIFNALKINAIAEAAGIPCMIGCMSESRLAMTAKAHFASARRNVLFYDLDGPFEHAKDPVLDGIRYDGYTVELPDAPGIGASVSEAYLRNLEKIEIS; encoded by the coding sequence ATGCTGATTACCAAATTTGTTATCTATAAATACAACATTCCACTAAAAGCTCCCATTGCCATTTCACTGGGAACCATCGAAAACGCTCGGAATCTGCTTGTTTGCATTCATACTGATCAGGGGTTTGTGGGTTGGGGCGAAGGATCGCCGTTCTGGATGATTGTGGGCGAAACCCAGGAAACGGGCTTCGCGGCGGCCCAGGATTTTGCCCGCCTTCTGCTTGGACAGAATGCATTGGATATTGAAGGAAACCTACAAAAACTGGATAATTACTTACCGGGTAGCTCTACCATTAAGAGCGCCATCGATATGGCGCTATATGATCTGGCCGCCAAGGCTGCCGGGATGCCCCTTTATGCCTTTCTGGGTGGTTCGAAGCAGACGCTCGTCACCGACGAAACAATTTATCTAAATACGCCCGAACGCATGGTTCAGGATGCTTTGCGCATCCAGGCGCAGGGCGGTGTGGCTATTAAGGTTAAGTTAGGCACTAATGCGCGCGACGACATCCGGCGAATAGAAGCCATTCGAACCGCGATTGGGGATCAGATTCCAATTCGAACGGACGCCAACCAGGGCTGGAATTTTGTTACGGCCCGAACCGTGCTAACGACCATTCAGGACTGGAATATTGAGTATTGCGAACAACCCGTTAAACGACCGAATTACGCCGATCTGAAGCGTTTACGCCAGCAAACCCGCGTACCTATCATGGCCGACGAGTCCCTTTTCGACCACCGGGATGCACTCCGCCTGGCGCAGGAAGAAGCGGTGGATTACTTTAACATCAAGCTGTCAAAAAGCGGGGGTATTTTTAACGCCCTGAAAATTAACGCCATTGCCGAAGCTGCCGGCATTCCGTGCATGATTGGGTGTATGTCTGAATCACGGTTAGCCATGACGGCCAAGGCTCATTTTGCATCTGCGCGCCGAAACGTACTTTTTTATGACCTTGATGGCCCCTTCGAACACGCCAAAGATCCTGTACTTGATGGCATTCGCTACGACGGCTATACGGTGGAGCTGCCCGACGCACCCGGAATCGGTGCATCGGTATCGGAGGCTTACCTGAGAAATCTCGAAAAAATCGAAATAAGCTAA
- a CDS encoding DUF1573 domain-containing protein has protein sequence MKRIIFGIFLIGIGLTSCDRSNKSAAAETEEYADKLPKIVFADEGVYDFGTITEGQVVERDFKFKNEGSFPLIISNINVSCGCTTPEWPKQPIEPGKESTIKVRFNSAGKRGEQNKTVTVYANTKPEYTELAFRALVKPKADSTQTASK, from the coding sequence ATGAAACGCATTATTTTTGGAATATTCCTGATCGGAATCGGGTTAACTTCCTGCGATCGAAGCAATAAAAGTGCCGCAGCAGAAACAGAAGAATACGCGGATAAGCTGCCTAAAATTGTTTTCGCCGACGAGGGCGTTTACGATTTTGGGACTATCACGGAAGGGCAGGTCGTGGAGCGGGATTTTAAGTTCAAAAACGAAGGCAGTTTCCCGCTTATCATCAGCAATATCAATGTATCCTGTGGATGTACCACGCCCGAATGGCCCAAACAGCCTATCGAGCCGGGCAAGGAATCAACGATTAAGGTTCGGTTTAATAGTGCAGGCAAACGTGGAGAGCAGAACAAAACCGTAACGGTATACGCGAATACCAAACCAGAATATACCGAGTTGGCATTCCGGGCTTTGGTAAAACCCAAAGCAGACTCCACGCAAACGGCTAGTAAATAA